In a single window of the Drosophila miranda strain MSH22 chromosome XL, D.miranda_PacBio2.1, whole genome shotgun sequence genome:
- the LOC108155072 gene encoding cytosolic carboxypeptidase Nna1 isoform X8: protein MQKGVKDKENSDQQQSKHQTTNDGFLGSFLSKGLKTNQLVVNTDEKTLRPVARLKEPRDLFALPKDKDNDCSQQAPRWPVECQVIEERITHIPYVPAQPEPLNTPTGNELKPRPVGEENGIVVFSYSPISAVNYAKPRAKKEDESSDESDYSSDSRIDSTPPSRSTPVRQPAGSRGGKLNSVSKMINSLDNRSTSASLDDDNDFEDDYDYDTSGAGGGSGEAREKAIIKDLIEEKKRRYMNAATPTTEERQQQNTAVASAGHNSRTASRSDSKPNSRSADRSTNGDIDDIWKNNTSEYKPASPRYILSQFGKNVTKAVIDRLVDHGDDKHHTSATGTQKVSPSNKYAISPIMLPKKNIARLEIAFERSVRPVSPGPELNSTLISDVLGGNHVPPSSTDVSLNRSSDSSDSDTESDMESPDSGGETSCHSCRLAGGADDMPASPGGSGNVSETETLVGDARKIKTKLASGGQQRGKPPRKRSSMPYSHAATLAAAATGSRGARHGETEPNSMDRLKGGTGSLTSTSTIPGSSTGTITSSLNAYRLSQDSSLLKQQSFQSQESSTNQETNTSSQSLLSSSNPLPQAQFSRSAVGGAKFVTNCHPMNPEEYDGLEFESRFESGNLAKAVQITPTYYELYLRPDLYTSRSKQWFYFRVRRTRRKMLYRFSIVNLVKSDSLYNDGMQPVMYSTLGAKQKNEGWRRCGDNICYYRNDDERSTSNNANEEDEDNSTYTLTFTIEFEHDEDTVYFAHSYPYTYSDLQDYLMEIQRHPVKSKFCKLRLLCRTLAGNNVYYLTVTAPSSNEENMRRKKSIVVSARVHPSETPASWMMKGLMDFITGDTTVAKRLRHKFIFKLVPMLNPDGVIVGNTRNSLTGKDLNRQYRTVIRETYPSIWYTKAMIRRLIEECGVAMYCDMHAHSRKHNIFIYGCENKRNPEKKLTEQVFPLMLHKNSADRFSFESCKFKIQRSKEGTGRIVVWMLGITNSYTIEASFGGSSLGSRKGTHFNTQDYEHMGRAFCETLLDYCDENPNKVKRHAKLYRQIKKIRKREKREQKALKLQKMADQILNLLKQQDRLRSKIIERLMREGSSADEPLNIPLSDYSSDEGNCSSSSDNEGKHSITASDLEGPCCAPIRAPPSSPEVVHEIRKTRRTRVRNKAVKKRGEVVRTTLDLPTTDPGSDLHFSTDDEEHSPTSGPSGYGVVAPLRHTLLQSDLQRRYIEEIGDTVVQKPKPAHMPPELIVTTPSKSNTPGGGKKLDIYKLTPRTAPELDGGANLGMGMYKQGSSSGVTSSARRTYSWHNLDQEAALSGNSSSISKQAANFYINEAKAAMKIKPPPRRNVPSNFIPQRHATNTSSADDLQLKLSLKKKIWTGVHGEPDGRPLSWVRGHMNQSQAQAQSQAQMSAMTNVANAIRSAGGGGGGASGSRPMFVACGREAGGGMTPAATAGAAAPALLGATRKHRSKLEQVDLFNACSQKLIMWQQQEEHKKTQPQRLIRVEDQQQREAMRSFKPMQLGKKQSMGVKTASGFGPDASSGSLKVKRKSSSMMKIAETTQLVTRFARTRGSSGSAALQQQHQHQHQHQLQQHHPPQGQRMMFKNPSVAISGSGRHYSAGMINPQHARRTSKFKTGGLVVTAVQQPGMAPGSSSSSRRMRNAAGLPGKASTGHNAGLGAATGSISSGSGGGLLQYQRNSSTTIQISKSSTTAINLDTVNLVRKVKTKLKKRKNRTLSNGAAK from the exons GTCATCGAGGAGCGCATCACACACATTCCCTATGTGCCGGCCCAGCCCGAGCCGCTCAATACACCGACGGGCAACGAGCTGAAGCCACGGCCCGTTGGCGAGGAGAATGGCATTGTTGTGTTCAGCTACAGTCCCATCAGTGCCGTCAATTAT GCAAAGCCCAGGGCCAAGAAGGAGGATGAGTCCAGCGATGAATCGGATTACTCATCGGACTCCAGGATCGATTCAACGCCGCCCAGTCGCTCGACGCCTGTGCGACAGCCGGCTGGGAGTCGCGGGGGCAAGCTGAACAGCGTCTCCAAGATGATCAACAGCCTGGACAATCGCTCGACCAGCGCCTCCTTGGACGATGACAATGATTTTGAAGACGATTACGACTATGACACGAGCGGAGCCGGCGGCGGCAGTGGCGAGGCCCGGGAAAAGGCCATCATCAAGGATCTCATCGAGGAGAAGAAGCGCCGCTACATGAATGCTGCTACTCCCACCACAGAGGAGAGACAGCAGCAAAACACTGCCGTGGCAAGTGCTGGCCACAACAGCCGGACGGCCAGCAGATCGGACAGCAAACCCAACAGCAGGTCGGCCGACAGGAGCACCAACGGTGACATTGATGACATCTGGAAGAACAACACCAGCGAATACAAGCCCGCGTCGCCGCGCTACATCCTTAGCCAATTCGGGAAGAATGTGACCAAGGCCGTGATCGATCGTCTGGTAGATCATGGCGATGACAAACACCACACATCGGCCACCGGCACTCAAAAGGTATCGCCGTCGAACAAGTATGCCATATCCCCGATCATGTTGCCCAAAAAGAATATTGCTCGCCTGGAGATCGCCTTTGAGCGCAGTGTCCGGCCCGTTTCCCCGGGTCCAGAATTGAATAGCACTTTGATTAGCGATGTGCTGGGTGGTAATCACGTGCCGCCCAGCAGCACTGATGTTAGCCTCAATCGAAGTTCCGATAGTTCCGATTCCGATACGGAATCCGATATGGAATCACCCGACAGCGGCGGGGAAACATCATGCCATTCATGCCGCCTTGCTGGTGGTGCTGATGATATGCCAGCGTCTCCTGGTGGCTCTGGAAATGTATCCGAAACGGAAACCCTGGTGGGGGATGCAAGAAAgatcaaaaccaagctagcgT CTGGGGGGCAGCAGAGGGGCAAGCCCCCAAGGAAGAGGTCCTCCATGCCATATTCACATGCGGCAACCCTTGCAGCGGCAGCAACTGGCTCAAGGGGGGCACGCCATGGTGAAACAGAGCCAAACTCCATGGATAGACTCAAGGGCGGGACGGGGAGTCTGACTAGCACTAGCACCATTCCTGGCAGTAGCACAGGCACTATCACGAGTAGCCTTAATGCTTACAGGCTGAGCCAAGATTCATCCCTGCTGAAGCAGCAATCGTTCCAGAGTCAAGAATCATCGACTAATCAGGAGACGAACACCTCGTCTCAATCGTTGTTATCCTCTTCTAATCCTCTACCACAAGCACAGTTCAGCCGTTCGGCGGTGGGCGGTGCCAAATTCGTCACGAACTGCCATCCCATGAATCCCGAGGAGTACGACGGCCTCGAGTTTGAGTCCCGCTTCGAGAGCGGCAACCTGGCCAAAGCGGTACAGATCACGCCCACCTATTACGAGCTGTACCTGCGTCCCGATCTCTACACGAGCCGCTCCAAGCAGTGGTTCTACTTCCGTGTCCGACGCACGCGCCGCAAGATGCTCTATCGCTTCTCGATTGTGAATCTCGTGAAGTCCGACAGCCTCTACAACGATGGCATGCAGCCGGTCATGTACTCCACCCTGGGGGCCAAGCAGAAGAACGAGGGCTGGCGGCGCTGTGGCGACAATATCTGCTACTATCGGAATGATGACGA AAGAAGTACCAGCAATAACGCCAACGAGGAGGACGAGGACAACTCCACATACACGCTCACATTCACCATTGAGTTTGAGCACGATGAGGATACGGTTTACTTTGCCCACAGCTATCCGTACACGTACAGCGATCTGCAGGACTATCTCATGGAGATCCAGCGTCATCCGGTCAAGTCAAAGTTTTGTAAACTGCGTCTGCTCTGCCGTACTTTGGCCGGGAATAATGTCTACTATCTGACGGTGACGGCGCCGTCCAGTAACGAAGAGAATATGCGG CGCAAAAAATCGATTGTGGTTTCGGCACGTGTCCATCCAAGCGAAACGCCCGCCTCATGGATGATGAAGGGACTGATGGACTTTATCACTGGCGATACGACAGTGGCCAAGCGGCTGCGCCACAAGTTTATCTTCAAGCTAGTGCCAATGCTGAATCCCGATGGTGTGATCGTGGGCAATACGCGCAATTCGTTGACCGGCAAGGATTTGAACCGTCAATATCGCACGGTTATCCGTGAGACATATCCATCCATTTGGTATACAAAAGCCATGATTAGAAG ACTGATTGAGGAATGCGGCGTGGCCATGTACTGTGATATGCACGCGCACTCACGCAAGCAcaacatatttatttatggcTGTGAGAACAAGCGGAATCCGGAGAAGAAGCTTACCGAGCAGGTATTCCCCTTAATGCTGCACAAGAACAGTGCGGACCGG TTCTCCTTCGAGAGCTGCAAGTTCAAAATACAACGCAGCAAAGAGGGCACTGGTCGTATTGTGGTCTGGATGCTGGGCATCACCAATAGCTATACGATTGAGGCATCCTTTGGTGGCTCCTCGCTGGGCTCACGCAAGGGAACGCACTTCAATACGCAG GATTACGAACACATGGGACGTGCATTTTGTGAGACACTGTTGGACTATTGCGATGAGAATCCAAACAAAGTAAAGCGCCATGCAAAGTTATATAGGCAGATCAAAAAGATAAGAAAACGCGAGAAACGCGAACAGAAAGCATTGAAATTACAGAAAATGGCCGATCAG ATTTTAAATTTACTCAAACAACAGGACAGGTTGCGATCCAAAATCATCGAAAGACTGATGAGAGAAGGCTCTAGTGCAGACGAGCCATTGAATATACCATTATCGGATTACTCAAG CGACGAGGGCAACTGCAGCTCCAGCTCGGACAACGAGGGCAAGCACTCAATCACGGCTTCCGACCTGGAGGGACCCTGCTGTGCCCCCATAAGAGCTCCGCCCAGTTCGCCCGAGGTCGTGCATGAGATACGAAAG ACGCGTCGCACTCGTGTGCGCAACAAGGCGGTCAAGAAGCGCGGCGAGGTGGTGCGCACCACGCTGGATCTACCCACCACCGATCCTGGCTCCGATCTGCACTTCTCCACCGACGATGAGGAGCACTCGCCCACAAGCGGGCCGAGTGGTTACGGGGTGGTGGCCCCTCTGCGGCACACCCTGCTCCAGAGCGATCTGCAGAGGCGCTACATCGAGGAGATCGGCGACACGGTGGTGCAGAAGCCAAAGCCCGCCCACATGCCACCGGAGCTGATTGTGACTACGCCCTCGAAGAGCAATACCCCTGGTGGTGGCAAGAAGCTCGACATCTACAAGCTAACGCCACGCACAGCTCCCGAATTGGATGGCGGAGCGAATCTAGGCATGGGAATGTACAAGCAGGGCAGCAGCAGTGGAGTAACGTCGTCGGCCAGGCGTACCTACTCGTGGCACAATCTCGACCAGGAGGCGGCCCTTtccggcaacagcagcagcatcagcaaacAGGCAGCCAATTTCTATATAAACGAGGCCAAGGCAGCGATGAAGATCAAGCCACCGCCACGAAG GAATGTTCCCAGCAACTTTATACCCCAGCGACATGCCACAAACACGTCTTCAGCGGATGATCTGCAGCTCAAGCTATCGCTGAAGAAAAAAATCTGGACAGGAGTCCATGGGGAGCCCGATGGACGACCGCTCTCCTGGGTTAGGGGTCACATGAACCAGAgtcaggcccaggcccagtcACAGGCTCAGATGAGCGCCATGACCAATGTAGCCAATGCCATACGCAGCGCTGgtgggggaggaggaggagcatcAGGAAGCCGCCCCATGTTCGTTGCCTGTGGCAGAGAGGCGGGTGGAGGCATgacaccagcagcaacagcaggagcagcagcgcCCGCCCTTTTGGGTGCCACACGCAAGCACAGGTCGAAACTCGAGCAAGTGGATTTGTTCAA CGCCTGCTCCCAGAAACTTATCatgtggcagcagcaggaggagcacaAGAAAACGCAGCCGCAGCGTCTCATACGCGTAGAGGATCAACAGCAGCGTGAGGCGATGCGCTCGTTCAAGCCCATGCAGTTGGGCAAGAAACAATCGATGGGTGTCAAGACCGCGTCCGGCTTTGGCCCCGATGCCAGCAGTGGTAGTCTGAAGGTCAAACGCAAGTCGAGCAGCATGATGAAGATTGCCGAGACCACGCAGCTGGTCACTCGCTTTGCCCGCACCCGCGGCAGTTCCGGCAGCGCGGCattgcagcagcaacaccagcaccagcatcagcaccagttgcagcagcaccacccgcCTCAGGGCCAGCGGATGATGTTCAAGAATCCATCGGTGGCCATTTCGGGCAGCGGACGCCATTACTCCGCTGGAATGATCAATCCCCAGCATGCACGACGTACCAGCAAGTTCAAGACGGGCGGACTAGTGGTCACTGCCGTCCAGCAGCCAGGCATGGCGCCCGGCAGCAGTAGCAGCTCTCGCCGGATGCGCAATGCAGCCGGACTGCCGGGCAAGGCCAGCACGGGGCACAATGCAGGACTCGGAGCAGCAACTGGCAGCAttagcagcggcagcggcggtggCTTGCTGCAGTATCAGCGtaacagcagcaccaccatACAGATCAGCAAATCGTCCACGACGGCCATCAACCTGGACACGGTCAATCTGGTGCGCAAGGTGAAGACCAAGCTGAAGAAGCGCAAGAACCGCACTTTGTCCAACGGAGCTGCCAAGTAG
- the LOC108155072 gene encoding uncharacterized protein LOC108155072 isoform X11, which produces MQKGVKDKENSDQQQSKHQTTNDGFLGSFLSKGLKTNQLVVNTDEKTLRPVARLKEPRDLFALPKDKDNDCSQQAPRWPVECQVIEERITHIPYVPAQPEPLNTPTGNELKPRPVGEENGIVVFSYSPISAVNYFSRSAVGGAKFVTNCHPMNPEEYDGLEFESRFESGNLAKAVQITPTYYELYLRPDLYTSRSKQWFYFRVRRTRRKMLYRFSIVNLVKSDSLYNDGMQPVMYSTLGAKQKNEGWRRCGDNICYYRNDDERSTSNNANEEDEDNSTYTLTFTIEFEHDEDTVYFAHSYPYTYSDLQDYLMEIQRHPVKSKFCKLRLLCRTLAGNNVYYLTVTAPSSNEENMRRKKSIVVSARVHPSETPASWMMKGLMDFITGDTTVAKRLRHKFIFKLVPMLNPDGVIVGNTRNSLTGKDLNRQYRTVIRETYPSIWYTKAMIRRLIEECGVAMYCDMHAHSRKHNIFIYGCENKRNPEKKLTEQVFPLMLHKNSADRFSFESCKFKIQRSKEGTGRIVVWMLGITNSYTIEASFGGSSLGSRKGTHFNTQDYEHMGRAFCETLLDYCDENPNKVKRHAKLYRQIKKIRKREKREQKALKLQKMADQILNLLKQQDRLRSKIIERLMREGSSADEPLNIPLSDYSSDEGNCSSSSDNEGKHSITASDLEGPCCAPIRAPPSSPEVVHEIRKFRVRRMRKVMHELDRIYFTPLFQRKFKALTTLKRRRHKMGVTKTPAPPVGKRLKGGGAAPAAGSEASALLADQFMRKQLKKSSKKHKEKESSDSTGSSSQSQDSETAAPTETQKKPAVGRTTCGAATSQAGAGGSGGSSKQKSKKKKFMPTEKKKPPSNPKLHVDRNFRLWLANRKIFIYRRKKCLQTRRTRVRNKAVKKRGEVVRTTLDLPTTDPGSDLHFSTDDEEHSPTSGPSGYGVVAPLRHTLLQSDLQRRYIEEIGDTVVQKPKPAHMPPELIVTTPSKSNTPGGGKKLDIYKLTPRTAPELDGGANLGMGMYKQGSSSGVTSSARRTYSWHNLDQEAALSGNSSSISKQAANFYINEAKAAMKIKPPPRRNVPSNFIPQRHATNTSSADDLQLKLSLKKKIWTGVHGEPDGRPLSWVRGHMNQSQAQAQSQAQMSAMTNVANAIRSAGGGGGGASGSRPMFVACGREAGGGMTPAATAGAAAPALLGATRKHRSKLEQVDLFNACSQKLIMWQQQEEHKKTQPQRLIRVEDQQQREAMRSFKPMQLGKKQSMGVKTASGFGPDASSGSLKVKRKSSSMMKIAETTQLVTRFARTRGSSGSAALQQQHQHQHQHQLQQHHPPQGQRMMFKNPSVAISGSGRHYSAGMINPQHARRTSKFKTGGLVVTAVQQPGMAPGSSSSSRRMRNAAGLPGKASTGHNAGLGAATGSISSGSGGGLLQYQRNSSTTIQISKSSTTAINLDTVNLVRKVKTKLKKRKNRTLSNGAAK; this is translated from the exons GTCATCGAGGAGCGCATCACACACATTCCCTATGTGCCGGCCCAGCCCGAGCCGCTCAATACACCGACGGGCAACGAGCTGAAGCCACGGCCCGTTGGCGAGGAGAATGGCATTGTTGTGTTCAGCTACAGTCCCATCAGTGCCGTCAATTAT TTCAGCCGTTCGGCGGTGGGCGGTGCCAAATTCGTCACGAACTGCCATCCCATGAATCCCGAGGAGTACGACGGCCTCGAGTTTGAGTCCCGCTTCGAGAGCGGCAACCTGGCCAAAGCGGTACAGATCACGCCCACCTATTACGAGCTGTACCTGCGTCCCGATCTCTACACGAGCCGCTCCAAGCAGTGGTTCTACTTCCGTGTCCGACGCACGCGCCGCAAGATGCTCTATCGCTTCTCGATTGTGAATCTCGTGAAGTCCGACAGCCTCTACAACGATGGCATGCAGCCGGTCATGTACTCCACCCTGGGGGCCAAGCAGAAGAACGAGGGCTGGCGGCGCTGTGGCGACAATATCTGCTACTATCGGAATGATGACGA AAGAAGTACCAGCAATAACGCCAACGAGGAGGACGAGGACAACTCCACATACACGCTCACATTCACCATTGAGTTTGAGCACGATGAGGATACGGTTTACTTTGCCCACAGCTATCCGTACACGTACAGCGATCTGCAGGACTATCTCATGGAGATCCAGCGTCATCCGGTCAAGTCAAAGTTTTGTAAACTGCGTCTGCTCTGCCGTACTTTGGCCGGGAATAATGTCTACTATCTGACGGTGACGGCGCCGTCCAGTAACGAAGAGAATATGCGG CGCAAAAAATCGATTGTGGTTTCGGCACGTGTCCATCCAAGCGAAACGCCCGCCTCATGGATGATGAAGGGACTGATGGACTTTATCACTGGCGATACGACAGTGGCCAAGCGGCTGCGCCACAAGTTTATCTTCAAGCTAGTGCCAATGCTGAATCCCGATGGTGTGATCGTGGGCAATACGCGCAATTCGTTGACCGGCAAGGATTTGAACCGTCAATATCGCACGGTTATCCGTGAGACATATCCATCCATTTGGTATACAAAAGCCATGATTAGAAG ACTGATTGAGGAATGCGGCGTGGCCATGTACTGTGATATGCACGCGCACTCACGCAAGCAcaacatatttatttatggcTGTGAGAACAAGCGGAATCCGGAGAAGAAGCTTACCGAGCAGGTATTCCCCTTAATGCTGCACAAGAACAGTGCGGACCGG TTCTCCTTCGAGAGCTGCAAGTTCAAAATACAACGCAGCAAAGAGGGCACTGGTCGTATTGTGGTCTGGATGCTGGGCATCACCAATAGCTATACGATTGAGGCATCCTTTGGTGGCTCCTCGCTGGGCTCACGCAAGGGAACGCACTTCAATACGCAG GATTACGAACACATGGGACGTGCATTTTGTGAGACACTGTTGGACTATTGCGATGAGAATCCAAACAAAGTAAAGCGCCATGCAAAGTTATATAGGCAGATCAAAAAGATAAGAAAACGCGAGAAACGCGAACAGAAAGCATTGAAATTACAGAAAATGGCCGATCAG ATTTTAAATTTACTCAAACAACAGGACAGGTTGCGATCCAAAATCATCGAAAGACTGATGAGAGAAGGCTCTAGTGCAGACGAGCCATTGAATATACCATTATCGGATTACTCAAG CGACGAGGGCAACTGCAGCTCCAGCTCGGACAACGAGGGCAAGCACTCAATCACGGCTTCCGACCTGGAGGGACCCTGCTGTGCCCCCATAAGAGCTCCGCCCAGTTCGCCCGAGGTCGTGCATGAGATACGAAAG TTCCGCGTGCGTCGCATGAGGAAGGTGATGCACGAACTGGATCGCATTTACTTCACGCCGCTGTTCCAGCGCAAGTTTAAGGCCCTCACCACACTGAAGCGACGCCGCCACAAAATGGGTGTCACCAAGACGCCAGCGCCGCCCGTTGGCAAGCGCCTCAaaggtggtggtgctgctccCGCCGCCGGCTCAGAGGCCAGCGCTTTGCTGGCAGATCAGTTTATGCGCAAGCAGTTGAAGAAATCCTCAAAGAAACACAAAGAAAAGGAAAGCTCCGACAGCACTGGATCGAGCTCCCAATCGCAAGATAGTGAGACAGCCGCTCCcacagagacacaaaagaagcCAGCAGTGGGAAGGACAACCTGCGGTGCTGCCACGAGCCAGGCTGGGGCTGGTGGCTCGGGGGGTTCGTCAAAACAGAAGTCCAAGAAGAAGAAGTTTATGCCCACGGAGAAGAAGAAACCGCCATCGAATCCCAAGCTGCATGTGGATCGTAATTTTCGGTTGTGGCTGGCCAATCGCAAGATCTTCATATATCGCCGCAAGAAG TGCTTACAGACGCGTCGCACTCGTGTGCGCAACAAGGCGGTCAAGAAGCGCGGCGAGGTGGTGCGCACCACGCTGGATCTACCCACCACCGATCCTGGCTCCGATCTGCACTTCTCCACCGACGATGAGGAGCACTCGCCCACAAGCGGGCCGAGTGGTTACGGGGTGGTGGCCCCTCTGCGGCACACCCTGCTCCAGAGCGATCTGCAGAGGCGCTACATCGAGGAGATCGGCGACACGGTGGTGCAGAAGCCAAAGCCCGCCCACATGCCACCGGAGCTGATTGTGACTACGCCCTCGAAGAGCAATACCCCTGGTGGTGGCAAGAAGCTCGACATCTACAAGCTAACGCCACGCACAGCTCCCGAATTGGATGGCGGAGCGAATCTAGGCATGGGAATGTACAAGCAGGGCAGCAGCAGTGGAGTAACGTCGTCGGCCAGGCGTACCTACTCGTGGCACAATCTCGACCAGGAGGCGGCCCTTtccggcaacagcagcagcatcagcaaacAGGCAGCCAATTTCTATATAAACGAGGCCAAGGCAGCGATGAAGATCAAGCCACCGCCACGAAG GAATGTTCCCAGCAACTTTATACCCCAGCGACATGCCACAAACACGTCTTCAGCGGATGATCTGCAGCTCAAGCTATCGCTGAAGAAAAAAATCTGGACAGGAGTCCATGGGGAGCCCGATGGACGACCGCTCTCCTGGGTTAGGGGTCACATGAACCAGAgtcaggcccaggcccagtcACAGGCTCAGATGAGCGCCATGACCAATGTAGCCAATGCCATACGCAGCGCTGgtgggggaggaggaggagcatcAGGAAGCCGCCCCATGTTCGTTGCCTGTGGCAGAGAGGCGGGTGGAGGCATgacaccagcagcaacagcaggagcagcagcgcCCGCCCTTTTGGGTGCCACACGCAAGCACAGGTCGAAACTCGAGCAAGTGGATTTGTTCAA CGCCTGCTCCCAGAAACTTATCatgtggcagcagcaggaggagcacaAGAAAACGCAGCCGCAGCGTCTCATACGCGTAGAGGATCAACAGCAGCGTGAGGCGATGCGCTCGTTCAAGCCCATGCAGTTGGGCAAGAAACAATCGATGGGTGTCAAGACCGCGTCCGGCTTTGGCCCCGATGCCAGCAGTGGTAGTCTGAAGGTCAAACGCAAGTCGAGCAGCATGATGAAGATTGCCGAGACCACGCAGCTGGTCACTCGCTTTGCCCGCACCCGCGGCAGTTCCGGCAGCGCGGCattgcagcagcaacaccagcaccagcatcagcaccagttgcagcagcaccacccgcCTCAGGGCCAGCGGATGATGTTCAAGAATCCATCGGTGGCCATTTCGGGCAGCGGACGCCATTACTCCGCTGGAATGATCAATCCCCAGCATGCACGACGTACCAGCAAGTTCAAGACGGGCGGACTAGTGGTCACTGCCGTCCAGCAGCCAGGCATGGCGCCCGGCAGCAGTAGCAGCTCTCGCCGGATGCGCAATGCAGCCGGACTGCCGGGCAAGGCCAGCACGGGGCACAATGCAGGACTCGGAGCAGCAACTGGCAGCAttagcagcggcagcggcggtggCTTGCTGCAGTATCAGCGtaacagcagcaccaccatACAGATCAGCAAATCGTCCACGACGGCCATCAACCTGGACACGGTCAATCTGGTGCGCAAGGTGAAGACCAAGCTGAAGAAGCGCAAGAACCGCACTTTGTCCAACGGAGCTGCCAAGTAG